The Arachis ipaensis cultivar K30076 chromosome B07, Araip1.1, whole genome shotgun sequence genomic interval ATGGCAGCAAGTGCAAGGTGATGATGTATTACTCCAAATTTTCTCCCTTTCTGTAGGTTTAAACAATTGTTTCTTATCATATATAACAACAAATCATTTGATTCAGATAGCTGACTACACCTAGATATATATATGCTACTGGTCTTAAGAAAAAGTTTTGCAAGGTATATATGAATTCATGAAACCATACCTCAATTTGCTTTCCCGAGTTACTCAGAAGTCTTCAAGGACTCTTCTGTTGATCTCTTCTTGTGGTTGATCACCAGAAACAGAATATGGCAATACTGATTGATTGATAAAGAACAAAGTTacaagagattcatctcaagtaCTTCAAAAATGAAATCACCACTATGATAGGTGAAAGTGAAACGCGTCTATCATAATCTGGTTATTAAAGAGTAAAGACCCTGCCAAAGTCATTTTTAGACTAAGAACTAGTTTAATGACCCGTGCATCACGGGAAACTTTAATAAtagatcttttatttttttttaactaattagttCTCGTTGACtattttttagttagttttctaatgGAACTAAAGCTAATTATATGCGTTCTAGACGAAAAATTAGGCTTACTTTTTGTAGTAGTCGAACATAAATTTGTAGAATCAGGACATGAGGCTTTGGTAGATCTTTTTGTTTCAGGTTAACATCTCTACAAAGGTGAGAATGTATCTGCAAAAAATTTTAACACTCAAATTAGTATAGTCTAAGAGatataataataattagaaatagATAATATATTTTAGATGTTTATTGTTAAGCCTTTTATGTATAGTGTTTAGAAAGAATATCTAAAAAGATTCGGATAGAGATCTGTgcgaaataaataataattttactaCAATTGGTTCTTTTTTTGAATGTTCCTCATTGCCACTGACTGTGGACTTCTATCAGATTTCAGATGGAATGTCTATACAAATTCAAACAGTTAATTTATTACTTGAAACTCATGGGGGTGCCCGTCCCCAAGGGGGAGCAGCATGGTAAGTTCTTCTTACCAGTATTCTGAATTGGTTATCTACTTTAGTTTATTTATGCTCTAAAAGGAGAATGTAAGGGTGTATCCACTGTTGAATCATTTTGTGAGTTATGATTACAATACTTTACAATAGGTATAGAAGTAACATAAACATAAACCCTTGCCTTCATATTTGAAAAGCAAACTGACTCTAGAAGAATGTCTTCTTTACAATAGGTATAGTGATGTTCATGAGGCCTTTGACAACAAGATAGGAGGTAACCATGGTTAATACCTTAGGGCATATTTGTCTTGCATGTTCATGCAATTTATACTGGAAGTATTATTCAGTAAATTTGGAAATGTATTTGAATTTTGCTTGACGAGGTTAAAAATCTTTAGTTATTATCTCAGTATTCAAGTCACAGAGATGAGAAACTCCCTCTACATGTTTATCTTGCATGATCTTATTCATCAAGTCCCTTTCTTTGTTCTTGAGAAGCTTTTCAATCTAGCTTTTCCTTCTACTTTGAATAGTGGCAACCCAAGCCATCCTTCTTTATTATTAAGGCTCGCTCTTGTTTATATGGTTCCTCACAGTACCATTCCCGGTGATATTGATGACATAACTCATTTCACAGATTTATCAAGAAAGTTTCTATTAGCATCCTCTCACTTATTCCAACCATCAGCCTCTGGATGCTCAAGACAAACACAGCTAACACAACTCTGCAGGAGTGAAGATTGAGGTAAACAAAAATAGTAAATGCTTACTGGACTTGGAAATTTCAGGTCATACTCTCAGAATTCCATTTACTAGATTTCGAGCAATGCCATTGTATCAGTCAATCCTAtctttttcttggattttcttatCATCACAGAAAGGAATAATTGAGAATTTGTTAGGTGATAGCTACCATGTTCTTCGATCCTTAATAGCTTGATGTTAACACATATTCCACTTAATTTAATTCATGATGGATTATTATTTAATTAGTTGTCAAGCAAAGAGAAATATACATTactatttttaattaggtcttaaCTCTTTCAATTTCATGGAATATTTTTCTACAATATATACATTGAATGACGAAATAAGGTGGAAAGTGTGTGTAATCCACTTTGTTTCGACAGTATATATTATGCAtggcacaaaagatttataaaatcaaactacttttacaaaaaaaaatatcgtAGGTTGACAAAAATCTCTGACTAAGAAGACCAAGGTCTCtatagataaaaaatcaaataacaaaatttttagttattatttttatatgaaaaagtctaattttttatttgaattatattattttgctAATTTTCATTTTTGTAGAACAAgtagaaaaaatagagaatgagagaaaaaagagagaaagataaagatgaagaatgagagtgaaagtaagagtttgttaattttggaagaaaaaaaaattattttaactgtaataaaaaaatatcggatgacatattttaatttgtcaaattactaatataaaatataaatcatATATAGAGTGAAAatggtagagagaaatagaaaaatggagagaggtagATAAGAGAATTTAagaagggagtttattaattttggaaaaaaaatattttctctcaattttaataagagagtgtcatgtgacacatttgattattaaattagatagtaatatatgatacataatataggtatatttcaattttaattttaatttgaatgcaattaaagaatgtcatattGCATATTTTGATCTCAACCCACACTACTCTTGTAATGCCAAAAAGAAAAGGTGTTTGTAACTAATGTGTCAATCACTGATCATGGTATATCTTGAGGCTGAGCCTTGAATAAATATGTTTCTTATTTCATAATCTCAGTGATACTTGCCTTAGAGCATCCAAGAAAAAAACGATATACTTGTCTTATATTTGCAAGCTAAGATCATTAtacttgtctttatttttttccCAATCTCAGCTATCAGTATCCAAGGTTGGTGGAATAGCTCATTTCACAGATCTTTCTAGAAAGCTTCTATTATTATCCTGTAACTTATCAATCTCTAGATGTTCAAGAGAAGCACAGATAGTGCAAATTTATAGTGCAACTGAGTTGAAGGAAGCAGGAGTAAAGTTTGAGGTAAACAAAGCTAGTCAATGCTTACTAGACTTGCAACTTTCTGGTCATAGTTTGAGAATCCCATTCTTTAGAGTGGAAGATATTACTGAGGTTGTTTTGAGAAATTTGTTAGCTTTCGAGCAATGTCACTGTATCGATGAATCCTACCTTGCTGACTATATTGCTGTGTTAGATTTTCTTATTAACACAGACAAAGATGTAGATTTGCTTATTAAGAATGGAATAATTGAGAATTGGTTAGATGATAGTAATGCAGTGGCCAAAATGTTCAATGGTCTTGGAGTGAACATTATGTATCCAGATTTTAATGTGCAGTATTCCCTTATTTTTCAAAGGTTGAATGATTTTTGTGCACGCCCTTGGAACAAAAAAGTTGCGACTTATTGCAACACTCCATGCAAGACGGTAGTTTCTATTGCTGGATTTTTCTGCTTGTTCTCACTGTTATTCAGACAGTATTTTCTATTCTCCAAGGAGTACACTAGTACTAGATTATTGTTTGATATCTTTGTAATTGGAAGAATTGAAGTGTTTATTATGAACATGTGGCCACTTTATTATGTAATTATTGAAGACCACTGCATAAGGCAACTGCCTTCTCTGTAATTGTGTATCAAGTTTGaatgtgatatttttttattgttgcttTCTGGTTTCTATACATTATTTACACATCTTTATTCTGAAATTAGTATTCAAACATCATGTTCTATCTTAAGGTTTGAAACATTACGATCTTTACCTGCTTCGGGAACATTTGTAGCTTTGAAACAATAATGCTCCCAAATCAATTGTTTAGGTGATAGCAAAGCAGTCTTGAGGAGAACATTATCCATGAAACTTTTAATGCTGAGATTTAATTtagaatatattatataatataattaatttgaatCTTTGTTCTTGAGAAGCTTTTCCTTCTACTTTGAATAGTGGAGCCATCCTTCTTTGTTTATATGGTTCCTCACAGTACCATGACATAACTCATTTCACAGATTTATCAAGAAAGTTTCTATTAGCATCCTCTCACTTATTCCAACCATCTCCCTCTGGATGCTAATAGAAATTTCAGGTCATACTCTCAGAATTCCATTTACTAGAGTGAAGTTGTTTTGAGAACTTTGTTAGATTTCAAGCAATGCCATTGTATCAGTGAATCCTATCTCGCTGACTATAtctttttcttggattttcttatGATGTAGATTTGCTGATTAAGTCCTgtaaatcctcgaaaaccctataGGGACATACCTGAAAGTCCAAAGCATGAATACTGGAGAAAGGTACATGTCACCATAATTCTTTTTCAGTCTTGGATTCTTTCTTAATTAATGTCATGGTAAAGATGCAATCATGCACCTGTTATGGCATAAATAATATGATTTCTTCTGATTTTAGGGAAAAAAGACTTCAGATTCAACTCCAGAGAGTACAAATTTTGAGCAGCAGATTGGAGGAAAAAGGAGGAAAGAAGggttgaaaagaaaaacaaagtgaAAGGAATTGAAGAAGAATTTGGTTTGATGTGTATGTTGCTGATGgatcttatttttgcatatacgAAGGATGAGAAGTACAAGCGAACCGTCATTGCCTGCTTTATACAAGCAACTTACTTGCTTGAACTTGATAGGCAGGAGAACAGAACAAATGGAAATGCTCTAGCTCCGAATTGGTGGATTCCCTTCAAGTACAAACTCACCCAAACATTGATTGATGAAAGAGATGGGTCAATTTTTGGTGCAATATTCGAATGGGATCGATCTGCAGCACGGGCCGACTTGATTGTAATGAGACCTAGTGGTGCCCCAAGAGCTGTTTTAGCACTCAGAGGAACATTACTCAAAAGCCCCACGATGTGGCGAGACATTGAAGATGACCTCCGCTTTCTTGCTTGGGAAAACTTGAAAGGCTCTGTCAGGTTTAAGGTAgctttggaggtactgaaatcgGTATGTGACTTGCATGGAAGAAATAATGTATGTATTGCAGGGCATTCCTTGGGGGCCGGATTTGCTCTTCAAGTTGGAAAGATGCTAGCAAAAGAGGGGATTTATGTGGAGACACATTTGTTCAATCCACCATCTCTTTCACTAGCCATAGGTCTCAGAAATCTTGGCAACAAGGCAGAATTTGTTTGGAATAGGCTTAAATCTACGCTTCCTTTGAGCGGCGAAGCACAGGCAAGCACTGAAGGAGACAAGACTAATACAAACACGAGGAATGCTAGGGGGGCAGcaacttttgtaatttgtagccatcaaatagcaatcaatgatggttttaatggtgtgagattggtgtgagatttcatccaatggctcacttttttttgctggttacatgttggttagaatttaacaaagttgctggcgccctagacttttcctacaaacacaaacacaaacacaaacactAACACTAACACATCGAGCATAGCTTCGTCAAAGGGTTGGATGCCTCGACTACCTAGTTTTGGTTCTAAGGATAGTGTTGCTGTCGGAAAATGGGTTCCAAATCTTTATATCAACAGCAATGACTATATATGTTGCTCTTATACTGACCCTGATGGCAAGGCAGTGAAGATCAGCAGCAAGGAGAATCTCAGTAAAACAAATGCGCAAATCGCAGCGAAGTTGTTTGTTGTGtcaaaggaaaaacagaaatttCTTGAGGCTCATGGATTGGAACAATGGTGGTCAAGTGATGCAGAAGTCATTAGCAGGCAACTTAGGTCTCTATACCATGTTACACCTTCACAAGTAACACTGATAAAACCAGTGTAACAATCCAGATTTTAAGCTGAAGTAAATCATTTTCAATCTTAATAACAACCGGATTTTGTGTTAATTCTTAATTCAAGTTTTGTAACTTGTTCTTTTTAACTTAGCAAAAGTTTTATAATTATACTAGATTACTACTTGAGGATATTTTAAGTTTTGTATAAGGctcactttttttattttattatttttttagccTCCGATAATGTTAAAAATGGAGAATAATTTTGTTCGAAGATTATACTTTCTAGAGCATATAATGCTTTTTTCAACATATTGCCATGCCACAAACAAAATGCCTTATTTGTTACGAATAAAATCCAACCAACTAGAATATTGGATGAAAATTTTGGCCCTATGATGATCAATTTAAGGAAAAAGTATCATATGCTAAGAGTAATGGTATTTTGTTTCTAACTTTCTTTAATTTTGGGTGTTGACAAAGCTAAAAAGTGAAGGTCTAATTACCTTTTAATTAAGATAGAACTTATTTATCATGAAAATTATAAATTCAATAGTAATTGATTTATCAGTTTATTACTGTACTAAGGTTTTCATTTTAGAGAATCTTTTTTCAATAAAGTAATATCAACACAAATAAAGGGTTTAGATATTTAATATTAACTTCTCATATTCATTAAGCATTCTTTCTAACTTAAATACCCATTTTCTAAAAATATAGTTACTAATAAAGTATGTACAGAAACAAACAATTATGAATACAGTTTATGATACATTATAGTATGCAAGTTATGAACAGGATAATTACAGAGACATTAGTGGAATTATTTGGCTATAAAACAAAGACTTTTCGGATGATCTTCCATGAAAGAGAGAAAAGTCCACTCAACTAAGTCTAATAAAGTCTACATTCTTGTTTTGCTTTTCCCTTTCCTTGCCATTTGCTGTGGTTAAGTTTCCACAATGCAAAATTAGCACTTTTACTCAAAGGAGGGCTTTACCTACAGCATCACTGTGTCAGCATCTCAATCAAGAAACAAACAGTGTCTGGATTCTTAACTTCTGTTGATGGCAAACCATAAAGATCACAAATATGCTTTTCATGTCTCTGGCCCTCAGCACTTGCCTTCCCTTAATTGGAGAAACAACTTCAATTCCACTTGGTCAGTGTATAACTAACTGCCTTAGATTTGTGTGTATGTgtgtaagagagagagagagatctatACTAGTAGCATGCATGGGTTTTGTTTTGATGATCGGTTCATAAAATCTTAGCAGCAAATGGGTTGTGATATATGAATGTAAAGTTGCAAACTTTACCAAATGGGTTTCCAAAGTTTCTGACTTTGCATATTTGTTACTATTTTAGCCTTTTCTTATTTAGTAGATATTTCTGGTTGTTTCTAATACTCATTTAATTTCCAAAGTTTTTCTTGTTTGCATTAACAAAGGGAACTTTCTTTACTCTTCCTTTGTCATCctaaattaaaattaatcacaTTCTCTTATTACATGTAAATATGGTGCTAATGATTGTTTTATGGACATAGGAAGGATGAATATTATAAACAAGCTGCCATATCCTGCTTTACACGGACAGCTTACGCACTCGAAGTTGATAGACAAGataagagaacacaagagaatgCTTTGGCTCCAGAGTGGTTGATTCCCTTCAAGTACAAGCTCACAAAGACATTGATTGATGAAAGAGATGGATCCATTTTCGGAGCAATATTCGAATGGGATCGATCTGCAGCATTGGAAGACTCGGTGCTAATTAGGCCTCTTGGTAACCCCAAAGCTGTTTTAGCACTCAGAGGAACATTAACCAAAAGGCATACAATAAGGAGATATTTCGAAGATGACCTTCGCTTTCTCTTCCTTGGGTGCTGGATTTGCTCTTCAATTGGGAAAGGAACTAGCACAAGAAGGGATTTATGTTGAAGCACATTTGTTTAATCCACCTTCTGTTTCACTAGCCTTGAGTCTTGAAAATACTAGAGAATATGAAGAATATGTGTGGAACATGCTTAAATCTATGCTCGTGTCAAATAGCAAAGCTGAAATCAGCAATGATGAAGAGAAGAGTGCTAGATTACAATTGATCAGTAGGATACCTTATCTATCTGGCTTGATGGATTCCAGTTTTTGGG includes:
- the LOC107609905 gene encoding GDSL esterase/lipase At4g10955-like, producing MCMLLMDLIFAYTKDEKYKRTVIACFIQATYLLELDRQENRTNGNALAPNWWIPFKYKLTQTLIDERDGSIFGAIFEWDRSAARADLIVMRPSGAPRAVLALRGTLLKSPTMWRDIEDDLRFLAWENLKGSVRFKVALEVLKSVCDLHGRNNVCIAGHSLGAGFALQVGKMLAKEGIYVETHLFNPPSLSLAIGLRNLGNKAEFVWNRLKSTLPLSGEAQASTEGDKTNTNTRNARGAATFVICSHQIAINDGFNGVRLV
- the LOC107609524 gene encoding UPF0481 protein At3g47200-like isoform X1, coding for MATPNPNDVVMKIKTMLEKGQPRFTKECCIYKVPHNIYAYTPEIVSIGPFHHGDEKLLKMEDHKRLYCKQFIERSETNKLESFVNCVQELEPKIRACYSDDTKLSKEEHVMVILVDCCFILEFLLRYHFMLTRGDDAILLPTRLRVYIRYDLLLLENQVPFFVLDKLYNLLFPSTFIGRSHDRHPLLLSLALYHVVPCRIIFPGDYKGELSVSNVGGIAHFTDLSRKLLLLSCNLSISRCSREAQIVQIYSATELKEAGVKFEVNKASQCLLDLQLSGHSLRIPFFRVEDITEVVLRNLLAFEQCHCIDESYLADYIAVLDFLINTDKDVDLLIKNGIIENWLDDSNAVAKMFNGLGVNIMYPDFNVQYSLIFQRLNDFCARPWNKKVATYCNTPCKTVVSIAGFFCLFSLLFRQYFLFSKEYTSTRLLFDIFVIGRIEVFIMNMWPLYYVIIEDHCIRQLPSL